The Diospyros lotus cultivar Yz01 chromosome 11, ASM1463336v1, whole genome shotgun sequence region ATTGCCAGCCTATTTTCTAGAGATGGCACCcctaagaagaagaaatccataAGTTCTATTTTCAATTCTCAAATGTTTGTAATGAGTTGAATTCGAATTCCCTTCAGGCGTCCTTTCTGTATAAATAACCGCTCATCTTATTATTCGGAGTACAACGCAGGACAGAGTTGTGAACATTACAGCATTATTAGCCAGATTGGAGTCATCTCTTTTGTAACCCATACTCAAATAATAGATCTATACTCCTCATTCGTCCGTGGATGTAAACAACATTGTGGAATCCCATTAAATCTATATATGTGtctaaattaaatcaatatttgtatttatttgttctCTTGGTATTAGAGCTACCTAACAAGTCTGCAAAATGCACCTATCTAGGacagtaattaaaaaaaacaaaaaacaaaaatgagaataTGTACATAACATTTCATGCATAAAACACTCACATGCTTATACACGTACAGAACTGCATTACACATTCATATATGTGACATAATTACTTTATTAGTTCCTACAGTAGTTTTTAAATATAACCCGGAATGTGTTTATATCAGTTTGAGCCATTAAGCTTTGACAGAAGATAAAGGCAACCAGAGCAAAGAAGAACTGAAGCTGAGAAGCAAAGCAAATCCACAGGAGTGTTTATAGCTGCCTTCTTGCTCTTGTCAAACAACCCAATAAGCAGCAGCATCACTATTACATGGCCAAGTTTGGTTTTGAGCTCATTAACAGTTTTTATCTCTAACCATTTTGGTCGTTCCTGGAAATTTGGCAAGACAGGCGAAAATAGTAAgtaaaaaaatcagaaaactgAGTTAGAATGAAGGCACTTGAAGCCTTTTTTGGTATTTCCAGTCTGAAAATGACAAACATATTAAGCCTTAATACCGTTATGTGGGATCGGTTACATAAATTTGAACTTAccaattatttctatttatggTCTTATTCTCTATAAGGCCCTTATAATGCATATCATATCTAAAGTCTAAttcatttagattttttaagaaattaaaattcaactAACAATGAAAAGGAGTCGATGAATACTGGATTCATCAAGGGTACAAATGTCGAAAGATAAGAGAAGAAACGATACCTTCAAACCCTACAAGCTTCAAAATAAAGTCAACAAAAAATTCTGTTTCAGAAGGTTTCTGATTAGCCTTTCTAAAGAATTAACGCTTAAAATGTTTTAGAATGAGAGACTTGGTGATTCTATAGAACTACTGAACTAGAGAATTAAAGTTATCCGTGTTAGCCTGATGACAGTAGCTGTCAAAAAGGATAGGCAAATTTGAAAACTGTCATACCCTTAAAGTGAATAAGCCAAAAAGATTTGATCTGTACGGAAAATTCTCCTCTAACTGCAACTTAGCAATGTCGAGAGTGCTGATGAAGAGCTCATAGAGACCCATGCCAAACACCAACATCACAGTTCCCAGAAGGTAGACATCTGGAAGCAAAACACAATGATAGATTACCAATTCCAGCAAAGATTGAAGTTACCTTAAAGTTACAGAAGGAAACGAAACACAATGATATATTACTAGAGTTCTCTACCTCCTGTGTCAAATGGTTGTAATTAGCATATCCAGTgccaaaataaatgaaaagtcTTGCATCTAGAAGAACATCCGATGAAGTAACAAGACAAGCAGGGGAAAAAATATAGTTCCAGCAAAGTTGCATGTTGCAAGGCACTTGGTCTTGGATCTCAAGATAAGTAATGTTATGCTATCCATGAACCCTGATTTATCTCTTTAAGTATAGAACTAAAGTTTTTAAACTCCTCTGTATCACTGTTTAATTTGATAATAAGCACACTTGATCTCCTGAAATTTCATTCAACAGTCCATCTTTAGGTATCACAAACCCTCCTACTTATGGCTGGCCCCCAGCTGTGGATGTTCTGGCACGTTCTCAGTCCTTATTTTGAAGCCTTTCTGATAGCCACTCAGCTAGTAGGTACACATCAATTGATTTAAGAACCAAAAAGTCAGAGACTGAGACAGTCTGCCTTTTATGGAACCTAGATAGAGCACAGCCATATTTTATCTAGACTGCATCTAACATCCATTTCTCCCTGTTCATTAAAGTTTTCTGAATCTTGCATTCATTTTATGTTTACTCTTTACTTTGCATGTTCTATGTATTATCACAATCAGATAATTTgacttgttttttatttctccCTGTTCATTAAAATTTTCTGAATCTTTCATTCATTTTATGTTTACTCTTTACCTTGCATGTTCTATGTATTATCACAATCAGATAATTTGActagttttttatttctttctagtcCAAAACAGGAGTGTTGAACCACAGACACGATGGGTAGTTTGTATGGACTATTTTGTGTCCTCTTCATCTTTCCCCTTTGATCCATTCTTAAGCAGACCTACTTTCTGAGTAACTATATCATACAGACCTATCGCTTTTTGGCACATCTAACCTTAAGACTTCTATTCTTGATTTATTAGCCCATAAATGGATTTGTAACAGTACCATCAGTTCTACAACaagaataacaacaacaacaatcacaagtaTTAACAAGTGGTATCGGCTATATTAATTCTAAACCTCCAAACATCTCTATCTATGGTCATGTCATTTCTAAAGCCATCATTTCCTATGTCATGTTTAAAAGTTTTCCATCATGGTCTTCCTCCCCCTCTTCAGCTACAGACTTCCTAGTTCCTCCATTTCATTTGCTCACCTCACAAATGTGTCCATTGGTCTTCTTCTTGCATATCTAAACCATTTTAATCATGATTCCCACCTCTCAttgtgagaatcccacatcgcctcagTAAATGAaacctgggctatatataaggaggaagATCCCTCCACTTGCTAAACTGGTTTTTCatgttggagttctacctctaacttctcacatggtatcagagctaaccctTGGCTGGGAGACTACCCTCGGTCGTGGTCATGGACCAATACTCTGCCCGATCACCTAGGCATGTATCAGTTACTGGAGAAGCTTTGAcattggggggggggaggatgtGTGAGAAAATCCCACATTGCCTCAGCAAGGgagacctgggctatatataaggaggaggatccctccacctgttaagctggcttttcaggttggagttctacctctgacttctcacatGGTTTCAAAGTCAACCCTTGGTTGGGGGATACCTTTGGTCGTGGTCATGGACTAGTATCCTGCCCAGTCACTTGGGCATGTATCAGTTACTAGAGAagtttcgatttttttttttttttttttggggggggggggacacaTCGCCTCAACAAGGAagacctgggctatatataaagagaaggatccctccacctgttaaaCTAGCATTTCaagttggagttctacctctgacttctcacacTCATCATAATAAGCTGCCATAATTTCTCAATGTCCAATCCTCTTTGAACTAGCTTAGCTCCATCATTTCCTTTAAGTGTCTCGTGTTTATTTCCTCAATCTTCCATCTATATCAGCACTTAAATATGGTACTTTCAAGTAAATGTCAAATCTCTAGGATTTCCACCTCTAATAGAACCACCTTGAGTTTGAGATTGTAGCTCTGATATTTGCTAAGAAGGGCATTTGTAGTTCTGTAAATTGTTGTAAAAGTATCTTGCTGACCGTGTGTCCATCCATTCATTAATGCCATACGTCTATGCAATGCATTCCTAGCATGTCAGTGATAGGCATCTACACGTGCTTCTGGTGTTCTTTAGAACTGAGCAAACCTTCGAAGCACATCAGACACATGCCTATTACTTGGACAAAGGCGAAACACTTCAAAAGTTGCAGTGCAAGCTAGAGGCTAAAACACATACTAAAAATTAGaatagaaagggaaaaaaaaaggcatGGGTTTATATAAATTAAGCCCTCCCCTTTAGGCTTTTCAAtacttaaattttgaaacacTAGGTCTTTACAACTTCTGATTTCCTTTATTTGTACAGATACCAAAGGCGAAAACATTATAAGTTCACTCAGACAAATGAAAATAGTCCCCCAATACCACCTTCACTTTTAAGTGTGCATAGGCACCTATACACTTTAATGCTTAGCCATCTTCAGTCATAAAATCTGTCTAAacaatttaatttcttgaatATGCTCATTTTCAGTAGCTTAAGTTTGCTAGAGGTAAAGGTGGAAAATAgtatatgaaaagagaaaaagtcGTGAACAGAGTGATCTGAGATATGAAACCCCCCAATCAATAGTATATTGCTAGTGAAGCCTTTATAAATCACCTATCCTTTACTTCTTGGTCAAGAATGATAAAACCAATAAATGTGTCTCCTCATTGgagattttcttttgataagGATATAGGCATATGATTACATTGTCACTTGATAGGCACAAAACGTAGAACTGGTTCAGGTATTATCCAAACAAGCTGTGCGAATACTCGGGTGGCCAACAACCCTCCCTCCAGTTAGCATTTCCTAGGTTGTGGTTTTATAGGTACTGTCCCCATCGCCATTTTATTTAGCACCTCTCTCTTGATAGATTCTACTTTTACTCTTTCATGGGTAAAAGTAAATCTGGTAGTTTAGGGGCAAGCAATTTTGTTGTTGGTCGCTTGCTTCACAACATGAAAGGAAACGCAACAATATATCAAGATCACTTTGATTTTCTCCATGAATGcaactaaaaaattaaagcaattaGAACTCAaattcttaaagaaaaataaaaactcaaagaAACCAGCAAAAAACCCACCGATGGCCTCAACCAGCAAGAAAATCACCTTCCCCCGGGTCAGAAAGTATTGTCTGAAAGACTCCAGAACATAAGTGCAACCCTGCATGCCACAAAGAATACTTCTAATCAATCTTGTACATGCTATAGATTCTTCAACAATCAAGGGATTCCCTCCCATCAATCCATGGGAAATTTTCCATGGTTTCTTGAAATCTATATTTGCAAAAAATCTCGTAGTTAGGACTTAAGTCCTTGTCATCTAGAGTTATGATctagtactttgtggctcttaAGGATActtatttccccttttttttctttcttgaggGGGCTATAAGTAGCATTTctaaatgatgaaaaatatcagaAGAGCTATGTTAATGAATCATGATGCTCGCCTATGCATTTAACCATTTATCAAGCCTGAATCATTACTCCTGAATTTCTTCAAATGTTGGCAATATAACAGACCAAAGGAGCAAATAAGTAGAGAATACTCAGCTTTGTCAAATGTAATTGGTCTCCAAGAATTTCTACTTTCAAGCGTGTCTTTGTTGCAATGTGCCAAGGCACTCAATCTTGCAGTCTGCATAGGAGTTCCTGTGTGTGTTCCttatctgtttttttttttaatccttgCCCTTGTGTTTAGGACATTTCCGTTGTCAGTAGGAACTAGGAAGAATACAAGATGAAATGATGAcagtaaagaaagaaagaatgctCTGCTTTGTCAAATGTAATTGCTCTCCAAGAATTTCTACTTTCAACCGTGCCTTTGTTGCACTGTGCTAAGGCACTTGACCTTGCCAATTTGCATAAGAGTTCCTATGCCTATGTGCATATTAGAGTTTGTTGTATTGTTgtatttctgtatttttttttgttatattgatattttgtatgCTTTGTATTGTTGCTGTATTGTTTAGTTTGTTATATTGATAAACCAATGGCATTCTTGTAATTAGACTATGTATTAGTTCTAGGTATTTAAAGGGTCGAGATCTATGAATGAAAGATTGATGAGGCATTCTTTACGTCTTCCTTGTCTCCGTTGTAATGTGTTATGAACAAAGAAGTAAAACTctagaaaaaaacaaaacaagttCAATCGCAGAGAACATACTTTATAGCCGGAAgcatacacaaacacacacagaaaaatataaatcgtaaactgaaaagaataaaagagatGTCAAGATTTTACCGTTGTTCACTCCAAAATAGAgttacgtccacgttgagctctggtGAGCAGAACTCACCGCACTATGAATGAAGAACAGAGATTACACCCTCAGAGACTCACAAACACTCTCTGTACATCAATGGTTCTCTATCAAAATGCCCCAATAATCACAAATACAGATTAGAGGCTAATCCTATAGAACTAGAGAACGAGAAGAAAAACTATACAAAGCATTTACAGAGCAAACGAAGAAACCCAAAAAACAGTAGCCCGACGACAACAacctctcattttctccctctttcttcttttcactCGTCTTACGCTCCATATCCCGAGGAGAGAGCTAAATAGCAATTCTTGACGGTTGGGATGGAGCCTCATAAAGCTTGGATGAGTGGTTAAGATCAAATTGTGTAACACGATTACTTATTCCAACACGATTATTTATTCCAACAGAAAGGTAATCAGGCGCCTCATGGACAGAGTGGATGGTTGCTGTGTGTGACCATCCTGCAGGTGCCGCATGGCAGCCTGCGGTTGCTGCAGGTGGTTGTCCTATCCGCTAGACCACACGACACCGTTTGGTGCTTCAATTAAAATTACATCAATttccaccttgaagcatcaaacCACAAGTGAACTCACATTCTCATAAAAATGCAATATGCTTCAATTTTCACCTTCACAACTCTTGTTAGTTGTTTAATCAACCAACTCCTACATGCAGCAAgtccaagcaatgcttgaacttgGTTGCAGTTAACACCTTTGTACCCATATCTGCTAGGTTATCCACTATGGTCATccaaattttaaacttttctaAAGTCTGATCTTTAGTTTTTAATAGAAATACCTAGACCTTCCTAGCAAAATCATCTACAATAGATAGAAAATACATGTTACCACCGTGAGTAGGAACCTAAGAAGGCCCCCACAGGTCTGCATGTAGGTATTCTAGGCATGCCTTCGCCATGTGAGTTCCTTTATGGAAGCTTAGAATGTGTTGCTTACCCAAAACACATGGCTCACAAAAATCAAGGAACCCAACAGACACTGATCCAAGGTAGccttggtttgacagtgcctgAAGACCTTTCAGGCTCATATGACCGAGCCTCAAGTGTCATAGTTCCATCTTGTCAATATTAGCAATGCAGGCATAACGCATGTTAACAGAGAGAAAATAACAACCAttcaaaacatataaaccatttttcttaGAACCGGTTAggattaaatcatttcctataAACACATGCATAGAACCATTTTCTGCTCTATAAGAAAATCCTAGCTCATCTAAGGTACCAAGTGATATCAAGTTTCTTTTTAAACCAggtacatatcttacatcagtgAGGGTTCTTGTTTTGTTAAGTGATATGTTACCTATGCCTTTAACACTACAAGAATGGTTGTTGCCCATGTAAACAGTTCGAGTTTCtttgttgttaaaattttgaaaccaattAATGTTAGGACACATATGAAATGTGCAACCagagtccataatccattcattatCAACAGAGAAATCAGATACAGTAAGCACTTCAGCCAAACAATTTGAGTTATTAGCAGTTGTGGTCACATTTAccccttgtttttgttttctgatAAAATCATAGCAATACTTTTAATATGTCCCTCCTTTCCACAGCGATAacatttccatttttgttttcccttcttttctttctttttaccctTTTGCCCTAACCCACTAGATTGATTTGTGTTTCCTATAGTAtgtcttttctcatttttatcctttacaaatagattattttatgatttcttAGATGTGCTTAATTCCAATTCCTTAGCCTTAATGCTAGAAATTACGAGATCCAAACTAGGTACAATACCAATATATCTTAAAGCATGCTTAACAACATCATAGTCATCAAGTAAGGAATTCAATAGAATCATAGTTTCACTAGTGTCACCTAATGCTTGATCAATACCTCTTAATAACAATGCAAGcctagtaaattcatctatgttttcatccatacacttagaggtattcatcttaaaattaaacAGCATGCCtttcaaataaactaaattaagtgCAGTCATAACAGAAAACAGAGAATCAAGTTTATTCCAAAGGTCAAGAGGATTAGTTATACTGTCTACCTTTCAGATTACACTGTCACCCAAATGGAggaatatcaaattaaaagccTCCTCTCTGATCTTATTGGTTCTCGCAAGTTGATATGCGGACCATTTTCAATCGTCCGGTTCAAATGCTATcagcactttatgatgagagagaaacactcattttctttttccagcttCCGAAATCACCTTTGCCATCAAATGTTCCAATTTCAAATCGGGTAGATGCCATATTCGCCTTGCACGAAGGAAACCTAAGGGGCTCTAGACATTGACTAAGACCCACACATCAAACACCCACTGACAAGGACTCTCAAAAAAAACCCTAGACCTCACAGACAAACAAAACCCtagatttgaataaaatttcatATTGAACTTCGCAACCCTAAGAGACGATCTTAACAaccgtgctctgataccactgttacgaATAGACAAGTAAAACTCTAGGGAAAAACAGAACAAGTTCAATCACAGAGAACATACCTTCATGGCCAGAAGCATACACAAACATACACACAGAAAAATATAAATCGTAAACtaaaaagaataaaggagaGGCTAaggttttaccatggttcaccccAAAATAGGACTACGTCCATGTTGAGCTCTGGTGAGCAGAGCTCAGTGCACTATGAATGAAGAATGGAGACTACACCCTCAGAGACTCAAACACTCTTTGTACATCAATAGTTCTCTATCAAAATGCCCCAATAATCACAAATACAGATTAGAGGCTAATCCTATGGAACCagagaacaagaagaaaaactATACAGAGCATTTACAAAGCAAACGAAGGAACCCCAAAAAACCCTAGCCCAAAGaccttttctccctctttcttcttttcactCGTCTAACGCTCCATATCCCGAGGAGAGAGCTAAATAGCAATTCTTAACGGCTGGGATGGAGCCTCATAAAGCTTGGATGAGTGGCTAAGATCAGATCGTGCAACATAATCACTTATTCCAACAGAAAGGTGATCGGGCGCCTCATGGACAAAGcggatggttgccacgtgtGACCATCCAGCAGGTGCCACATGGCAGCCTGCAGTTGCCGCACATAGCCATCCTATTCGCTAGACCACACAACACCGTTTGgtggtttaattaaaattacatcAATATGGTATCGGAGCAAAATTAGGGCTTCCATTTTTCCCCTTCCTTTGGGTCGATTACTCTCGTCATCGATTCTCTGGCGATTTGTGTTCAGCGGTTTGTGTCTTGTCTTCAACCTCTTCTTCGACAATTCCATTTTAGTCTCGTCATGGTATTTGGTTCTCTCGTTCTTGTCGTTTTTCCTGTTGATCTTCTGTTGTCTATTCAAAATACCTCTTCCTTTATGGCGTCTGTCATGCCCGATACATCTCCCTCGTCGAAGAGCAATTCCACCATCGACGACGATTCTAATTCTTTCTTCATCCATCATTTGAATAGTCCCAGTCTTATTCTTGTTCTCAACCGTTGACTAGAGAGAACTATGCCTCTTGGAGCCGTTGATGACAATTGCCTAGTCTATGAagaacaaaatatagaaataaaacaaaCTCTAATAGTGCATTCATTATTCTATCTTTCTGATCCTTGCCCCCATGTTTCAACCATGTCCTTTGCTGGAAGGAAGAAGTTAAGATGAAGTGATGGGCACCCTACAAAAGTGTTGATTTTGTCTTTATGTTTTGTATTGTATTTACACATTGATGTTGTTGTTTGTTAGTTTCTTAtcatttgtatttttgttgctgtaagggcatttttgtaatttgcatgTATTAGTTCTAAGTTATATTTAAGGCCGAGATCTCAATGAGTAAGGAAGATCGATGAGGCTTTTCTATCCCCTTCATGTATTTCCTCTTTGTTATGGTATTAGAGTAAACCCTCAAACCTCAAACTCGATTCTCGTTCTCTGTCGATCTCCAATGTCGTGAGTTCTAGGTATGCTTCCTTCCTTCTTGGATTGACACcgtgtgttatttttttttccagtgtCGTTGTGAATCTCCATTGTTTGGAGTTCTGCAAATCGATATTACCGTTGGTATTAccatcttccttcttcttcacttttagAGATCGTGAATCTTGTGATCTTATTCCATTattgttttcctttcctttgaATCTAATCAATCGCTCATACTTGTTCTATGGTGACTTCATTTATGGAAATTTGTTCTCTGTCAATAAGCACCTCTGCTATTGATGATGCCTCAAGTCCTTATTTCCTACATCATTCTGATAGTCCTGGCTTGCTGCTAGTTTCTCAACCACTGCCCGAAGACAACTATGCGTCATGGAGCTGCACAATGCTAATTGCTCTCTCGGTAACGAACAAATTAGGTTTTGTTAATGGCTTAATTTCTCAGTCACCAGGTGATGATCCTCTTTTCAATTCTTGGAtcataaacaacaaaaattacaaCTCTATTAAAGGGCATCCCTGTTACTACAAGCTGCCCCCACCCCCCAAACACCCCGGCAAAGGTTGGGGGAGACTTGTTTTCGTACCCAGCCTTCCAAATTCCCTGGAAGGGCGCTTTCAACTCTTTACATTGTTCTAgataaacaaaatcaagaacaaGCCCCTTCCAGCACAAATTATTTTACTTCCATtcttcccaaaaaaaaaagtagcatATCATTATAGTTTTAGTAAGAATACTACCTTGATGAAGCATAGGAGAGAGCCCACCAAAGATCCCCAAACTGCAAAAATTGCCAAGAATCTGCACCTGTAAATATACTGCACAAGCAACATAAGTTCCCTCTCAGAAAAAAGCATCACATCTGCCATCttgaaattctgaaataatatTACCTTCCCAACCCAGGCTTGGCCTTGTGTAAGAGGCGACAGTAGCCTCCTCTGCTGTTTAGGGTTTCGAACCTCTCTAAGGCGAGCTCACACAAATTTCTATAAACCTAACTGTGCATGTAATTTGTGGACTATTATAACATGTATTCAGTGAGTTCACCCGTGCATACCTAAATGATAGTGGCTATCGGTTCTCGtcgatataatatatatatacatatagtgatatagatagatagatagatagatagattacCTTCTCTATTTCCTCCTCAAAATCCTGTAACTTCCCTGGTAAACCCCGGCCTGGCCCCGACCCAGTGTTCGATGCAACGGCCGGCGACAAAGAGTGCACGGAAGAAGACGTGTCCATCCTCGATCTAGTCGACATGGCGACCGGAAATCTGGCACCGGATGGCCGGAAATCACGAACCCTTTTCACATTTGGAGCCAATTCTGGAGTGGCAGTGAAGATTGTGTTGGTTGCCCTTGTAGTCAAGGCATTGGGGGGCTTCATGGCTCTGAAAAATGCGGTGAAGGAATATTCCGGCTGAATATTTCAAATAGCTGTGTGGAGAGAGGGCTGGCGGAAGAGCGCGCTGCAAGTAGCAGTTGTTTTTGTCTGAAAGATAACAGCCACACACGTATATGTGTTCTGTACGTGTGGGGCGGGGGCCTGATTCATTGAACCCGAGTGGGATGcagtttttcttctttctaaaTTCTACCACCTGTTCCGGACGGAAACTTGACCTGAGTTGATTGGAGTATGAATGATAATAGACCGGTAGGTGGATTGGAGGTATCTTCTCTTATGTTTGTATCCGGATTCtcgcttcttttttttttttctttttttaataatttatcatgCTCAAATTTTGACCGATTAATCTTAAAAAACAGGTGACTTTCCTCCCAATGCATCCCTAAGTAAATGCAGGTGACTTTTCTCCCGATGAAGCCCGGAGTAAATGTGGATGTAATCACTGTCTATACACACTTAAAACTGAACATTTGGTACAgttcatataaaatttatcttccaACCTTACAGTTgccttttaataataattttgtcttttaaatCACCATACTAATTCGAATCTCGATATTTCATGTGAGATTTTAAGTACTCTACCATTATATTATGTCGGCGGGGGCTTCTATTTGAATTCTcttattagtattttttttaaatacatttattaatattaagtCATTTTTATGTCAATCTTAAGTTCTAACTTTTTCACTAATTAAGTTTCAACTTTATCACTAATGACATTTTAATAAAGTGAGTTAAGGGAAAAAGAGTTTGAATAAAGAGAATAGAACTTATAAGAATTATAATGATTAATTACGTTTTACACTTAAATTTGTgaagagaattattttttagttttagatATATTGGAGGATATTTTTGGAATAACCAAAGTGTCATAGAGCTTCAATCTTAGTAACATCAAATGGCTGATTTgcttatataaaattaagggtGTGATCCTTGCGATCCATGTGTATGAAAATGAGTTTGAATGTAGTTATATAATTGATTTcatattatatatgaaaaagtttgttttaaataaaatattcaaatgatGCCATTGGAATTCAGAAAATTTGACACCAAAATGcacttaaataataaaatagatattgaaagaatgaaatttcaaataaagatTTATTTGATGGTGATTGAAATTTGCaagttatttagttttataagcaaaatttaaataaagataagatttattataatggtaaaattttcttaaacaatAAAATAGATAGGCATTGAATGAGTAacattttaactaaaatttattttattgtgattGGAAGTTGCAAGTTATTTAGTTTTTGTAGGcatactttaaataaaaatcaaattagtatggtgataaataagtttattttaaattggaAGACGTAACACcctaaaatgttttaaaatattttga contains the following coding sequences:
- the LOC127813189 gene encoding uncharacterized protein LOC127813189 — protein: MKPPNALTTRATNTIFTATPELAPNVKRVRDFRPSGARFPVAMSTRSRMDTSSSVHSLSPAVASNTGSGPGRGLPGKLQDFEEEIEKYIYRCRFLAIFAVWGSLVGSLLCFIKGCTYVLESFRQYFLTRGKVIFLLVEAIDVYLLGTVMLVFGMGLYELFISTLDIAKLQLEENFPYRSNLFGLFTLRERPKWLEIKTVNELKTKLGHVIVMLLLIGLFDKSKKAAINTPVDLLCFSASVLLCSGCLYLLSKLNGSN